A part of Quatrionicoccus australiensis genomic DNA contains:
- a CDS encoding ParA family protein, with product MRKIMVANPKGGCGKSTLSVHIASWFARNDEIVYLGDLDRQQSSRHWLEARPSQLAPIRHWEISDDDFQLPPKNCNFAILDTPAGLHGKRLKEALNAVDKVVVPVSSSRFDMLATREFFEELAATKAVRKERVDIGVVGMRVDVRTHAYAQLLEFLQEFDLPVVTCIAQSQRYLQAADTGLTLFDNDANSVAVNTQWRPLLNWLVSRH from the coding sequence ATGCGCAAAATCATGGTGGCCAACCCCAAAGGTGGGTGTGGCAAATCAACCCTGTCAGTTCATATCGCGAGCTGGTTTGCCCGGAACGATGAGATTGTCTATTTGGGAGACCTTGACCGACAGCAATCAAGCCGGCATTGGCTGGAGGCCCGCCCCAGTCAACTCGCGCCCATTCGACACTGGGAAATTTCCGACGATGACTTCCAGTTGCCACCCAAAAACTGTAATTTCGCCATTCTCGACACCCCGGCAGGGTTACACGGAAAGCGCCTGAAAGAGGCGCTCAACGCTGTAGACAAGGTGGTCGTGCCGGTTTCCTCGTCCCGTTTCGATATGCTGGCCACCCGCGAGTTCTTTGAAGAGCTTGCCGCAACCAAAGCAGTACGCAAGGAGCGGGTGGATATTGGTGTCGTCGGGATGCGTGTCGATGTCCGTACCCATGCCTACGCCCAATTGCTCGAGTTCCTTCAAGAGTTTGACCTGCCCGTCGTGACATGCATCGCGCAGTCGCAACGTTACTTGCAGGCAGCCGATACTGGCCTCACGCTTTTCGACAACGACGCGAACTCGGTGGCTGTGAACACCCAGTGGCGTCCGTTATTGAATTGGCTGGTAAGTCGCCACTGA
- a CDS encoding MFS transporter, translating to MNSSVSNAGRLPAGIWVLGGVSLLMDVSSEMIHSLLPLFMVSTLGASALMVGLIEGLAEATALIVKVFSGALSDYLGRRKGLALFGYALGALTKPLFALAPTAGVVLGARLLDRVGKGIRGAPRDALVADIAPEHLRGAAFGLRQSLDTVGAFLGPLLAVALMLLWANDFRAVFWVAVIPGLLAVALLFFGIHEPVPAAGEKRSNPIRRENLRRLGPAYWWVVAVGAVFTLARFSEAFLVLRAEQSGIPLALVPLVMVAMNVIYAASAYPFGKLSDRMSHVRLLVYGLLVLVGADLVLAASSDWLVVLCGVALWGVHMGMTQGLLAAMVAATAPADMRGTAFGFFNLLSGLAMLLASVLAGLLWDAAGASVTFLAGAVFCLFALLVLAARRMFSGKTASVAG from the coding sequence ATGAATTCATCCGTCTCGAACGCGGGGCGTCTGCCGGCCGGTATCTGGGTGCTCGGCGGCGTCAGTCTGCTGATGGACGTCTCGTCCGAGATGATCCACAGCCTGCTGCCGCTGTTCATGGTCAGCACGCTCGGCGCGAGTGCGCTGATGGTCGGCCTGATTGAAGGCCTGGCCGAAGCGACGGCGCTGATCGTCAAGGTGTTCTCCGGTGCGCTCAGCGACTATCTCGGCCGGCGCAAGGGCCTGGCGCTGTTCGGCTACGCGCTGGGGGCGCTGACCAAGCCCTTGTTCGCGCTGGCGCCGACGGCCGGTGTCGTACTCGGCGCGCGCCTGCTTGACCGCGTCGGCAAGGGCATCCGCGGCGCGCCGCGCGATGCGCTGGTTGCCGACATTGCGCCGGAACATCTGCGTGGTGCAGCATTTGGTCTGCGCCAGTCGCTCGATACGGTCGGCGCCTTTCTCGGGCCGCTGCTTGCGGTGGCCCTGATGCTGTTGTGGGCCAACGATTTCCGGGCGGTGTTCTGGGTAGCGGTGATTCCCGGTCTGCTTGCCGTCGCCTTGCTCTTCTTCGGCATTCACGAGCCGGTGCCTGCGGCCGGGGAAAAGCGCAGCAACCCGATCCGCCGCGAGAATTTGCGCCGCCTTGGTCCGGCCTACTGGTGGGTGGTGGCAGTTGGTGCGGTGTTCACGCTGGCCCGTTTCAGCGAGGCCTTTCTGGTGTTGCGCGCCGAGCAGAGCGGCATTCCGCTGGCGCTGGTGCCGCTGGTCATGGTGGCGATGAACGTGATCTACGCCGCTTCCGCTTACCCCTTCGGCAAACTGTCGGATCGCATGAGCCACGTCCGCCTGCTGGTCTATGGTCTGCTCGTGCTGGTCGGGGCCGACCTGGTGCTGGCGGCGAGCAGCGACTGGCTGGTGGTCCTGTGCGGTGTGGCGCTCTGGGGCGTGCACATGGGCATGACGCAGGGTCTGCTCGCCGCGATGGTGGCGGCGACAGCGCCGGCCGACATGCGCGGCACGGCCTTCGGCTTTTTCAACCTGCTGAGCGGTCTGGCCATGCTGCTGGCCAGCGTGCTGGCCGGCCTGCTCTGGGATGCCGCTGGCGCTTCAGTGACTTTTCTGGCCGGCGCCGTCTTCTGCCTGTTCGCCTTGCTGGTGCTGGCGGCGCGCCGGATGTTTTCGGGAAAAACAGCCTCCGTCGCCGGTTGA
- a CDS encoding NUDIX hydrolase encodes MDKGYSQPGAWAVIYCAATRKFLMGKRSSKVNNSGAWNLFGGRIDNGERPREALARELGEEAGLSIKPHRLAKLHTLTRRFRSGQDERDMHYFVIKADREFSPRLNREHSDFRWFTAKQLPSRFNGPTSIAIKKGVLEKAASH; translated from the coding sequence ATGGACAAGGGATACAGCCAACCAGGTGCTTGGGCCGTCATTTACTGTGCGGCCACCAGAAAATTCCTGATGGGAAAACGCTCTTCCAAGGTCAATAACAGTGGAGCATGGAACCTGTTTGGCGGTCGTATCGATAACGGTGAGCGCCCCCGTGAAGCACTAGCCCGCGAATTGGGTGAAGAGGCTGGCTTGAGCATCAAGCCGCATCGTCTGGCAAAACTGCATACGCTCACCCGAAGGTTCCGCTCAGGACAGGATGAGCGAGATATGCATTACTTCGTGATTAAAGCCGACCGGGAGTTTTCTCCACGCCTTAACCGCGAACATAGTGATTTCCGTTGGTTTACGGCCAAGCAGCTACCGTCCCGGTTTAACGGCCCCACCTCGATTGCCATCAAGAAGGGGGTGCTGGAGAAGGCGGCCAGCCACTGA
- a CDS encoding ferredoxin--NADP reductase, translating to MSSLATETILSVHHWNDTLFSFRTTRDPGLRFINGQFVMIGLEVNGRPLTRAYSIASANHEEHLEFFSIKVANGPLTSRLQHLQPGDPLIVSRKPTGTLVLRDLKPGKRLFMFATGTGLAPFMSLIHDPETYENFDKIILIHGVRWTNELAYHDYITEELVKHEFFGDWASDKLIYYPTVTRESFRNEGRLTDLIESGKLFADIGQAPLDPEFDRAMICGSPAMLNDTVAMLDARGFKISPHIGVAGDYVIERAFVEK from the coding sequence ATGAGCTCGCTCGCTACCGAAACCATACTTTCCGTCCATCACTGGAACGACACGCTGTTTTCCTTCCGCACCACGCGCGATCCCGGTCTGCGCTTCATCAACGGCCAGTTCGTGATGATCGGCCTCGAGGTCAATGGCCGGCCGCTGACCCGCGCCTACAGCATCGCCAGTGCCAACCACGAAGAGCATCTCGAGTTCTTCAGCATCAAGGTGGCGAACGGCCCGCTGACCTCGCGCCTGCAGCATCTGCAGCCGGGCGATCCGCTGATCGTCAGTCGCAAGCCGACCGGTACGCTGGTGCTGCGCGACCTCAAGCCGGGCAAGCGCCTGTTCATGTTCGCGACCGGTACCGGCCTGGCGCCGTTCATGAGCCTGATCCACGATCCGGAAACCTACGAGAATTTCGACAAGATCATCCTCATTCACGGCGTGCGCTGGACCAACGAACTGGCCTATCACGACTACATCACCGAAGAGCTGGTCAAGCACGAGTTCTTTGGCGACTGGGCGAGCGACAAGCTGATCTATTACCCGACCGTGACGCGCGAATCCTTCCGCAACGAAGGCCGGCTCACGGATCTGATCGAAAGCGGCAAGCTGTTCGCCGACATCGGTCAAGCGCCGCTCGACCCGGAATTTGACCGCGCCATGATTTGCGGCAGTCCGGCCATGCTGAACGATACGGTCGCGATGCTCGATGCGCGCGGCTTCAAGATCTCGCCGCACATCGGCGTTGCCGGCGATTACGTGATCGAGCGCGCTTTCGTCGAGAAGTAA
- a CDS encoding LysR family transcriptional regulator produces the protein MRITLRQLEIFTAIAASENVSRAAAQLAMSQSAASSALVELERQFDCPLFDRIGKSLRLNATGRGLLPQAREILARGADIESYLAGGTLGPLAVGATLTIGNYLATLIVAEHLQRHPASKVQLRVANTSTIIEQLLHFELDIGLIEGEASHPDLLLEAWLEDSLVVFCAPQHALASHGIATPAELAAQQWVVREHGSGTRALFDRVIGKALPELHIQLELEHTEAIKRAVESGLGIGCLSRLSLREAFRRGSLVEIKTPFDLRRHFYFARHRQRHLSPATQSFIALCRETSGTAHDTDTLALPFIG, from the coding sequence ATGCGTATCACTCTGCGCCAGCTCGAAATATTCACCGCCATTGCCGCCAGCGAAAATGTGTCGCGCGCCGCCGCGCAACTCGCCATGTCGCAATCGGCGGCAAGCAGCGCCCTGGTCGAGCTGGAACGGCAATTCGACTGCCCGCTCTTCGACCGGATCGGCAAGTCGCTGCGCCTCAACGCCACCGGCCGCGGCCTGTTGCCGCAGGCACGCGAAATCCTGGCGCGCGGCGCCGACATCGAGAGCTACCTGGCCGGCGGCACGCTTGGCCCGCTCGCCGTCGGCGCCACCCTGACCATAGGCAACTACCTGGCGACGCTGATTGTCGCCGAACACCTGCAGCGCCATCCGGCCTCGAAAGTTCAGCTGCGCGTTGCCAACACCAGCACCATCATCGAACAGTTGCTGCATTTCGAACTCGACATCGGCCTGATCGAAGGCGAAGCCAGCCACCCCGATCTGCTGCTCGAAGCCTGGCTGGAAGATAGCCTGGTCGTTTTCTGCGCACCGCAACATGCCCTGGCCAGCCACGGCATTGCGACACCAGCCGAGCTTGCCGCGCAGCAATGGGTGGTGCGCGAGCACGGTTCCGGCACACGCGCCCTGTTCGACCGGGTGATCGGCAAGGCCCTGCCCGAGCTGCACATCCAGCTCGAACTGGAACACACCGAAGCGATCAAGCGCGCCGTCGAATCGGGGCTCGGCATCGGCTGCCTGTCACGCCTGTCGCTGCGCGAAGCCTTCCGGCGCGGCAGCCTGGTCGAGATCAAGACGCCCTTCGACCTGCGTCGCCATTTCTATTTCGCCCGCCATCGCCAACGCCACCTCAGCCCGGCGACACAAAGCTTCATCGCGCTGTGCCGCGAAACCAGCGGCACGGCGCACGACACCGATACGCTGGCGCTGCCGTTTATCGGCTGA
- a CDS encoding transglycosylase SLT domain-containing protein, translated as MQHRNVLSLVRRILGTSLCAAALAAMAPVHAETAAEKPDDAGGSFRLISLLMPSLLSDAPAGPSLRIEDNALTTYELPSAPQLPGTIDLTANTDNLWDRIRNGFSMIDLNDDLTLYYQQWYQNRPDALRRMVERSRPYMHYIVQELEARGMPTELALLPMVESSFNPMAYSRSNASGLWQFIPATGKRFNLEQNWWQDQRRDIVASTGAALDYLQTIYEMHGDWHLALASYNWGEGAVKRAIEKNSARGLPTDYANLNMPNETRHYVPKLQALKNIFGNPVLMVQLRLPEILNRPYFATIDTGRTMDVKTAARLANMPLEEFIALNPSHNRPVIKADTPLVIPTDKLETFRSNLERHAAPLTEWQAYTLKHGEKLNQVAPRFGIAVPELLRINGLPSRARLGAGTTLLVPAGRGADDIGRLAATPSLPQIFEPEPENRSSSKGGKSAKGGKNKAEGKQASKGGKSDSRQVAGKRDSKQASSKSAGKTAKAGGDSKSASKSAKSGSDSKAASKGSTKAPKVAKSGNGKRG; from the coding sequence ATGCAACATCGCAACGTTCTGTCGCTTGTTCGCCGCATTTTAGGCACAAGTCTTTGTGCCGCCGCGCTTGCCGCCATGGCACCGGTGCACGCGGAAACGGCGGCAGAAAAGCCGGACGATGCGGGCGGCAGTTTCCGGCTGATTTCCCTGCTCATGCCCTCGCTGCTCTCCGACGCACCCGCCGGCCCTTCACTGCGCATCGAGGACAACGCGCTGACCACCTACGAGCTGCCCAGCGCGCCGCAACTGCCCGGCACCATCGATCTGACCGCCAACACAGACAACCTCTGGGACCGCATCCGCAACGGTTTCTCGATGATAGATCTGAACGACGATCTGACCCTCTATTACCAGCAGTGGTACCAGAACCGCCCGGACGCATTGCGCCGCATGGTCGAGCGCAGCCGCCCCTACATGCACTACATCGTGCAGGAACTCGAGGCGCGCGGCATGCCGACCGAACTGGCCCTGCTGCCCATGGTCGAGAGCTCGTTCAACCCGATGGCCTATTCGCGCTCGAACGCCTCCGGCCTGTGGCAGTTCATCCCGGCCACCGGCAAGCGCTTCAACCTGGAACAAAACTGGTGGCAGGATCAGCGCCGCGACATCGTCGCCTCGACCGGCGCCGCGCTCGACTACCTGCAGACCATCTACGAAATGCATGGCGACTGGCATCTCGCGCTCGCCTCGTACAACTGGGGCGAAGGCGCCGTCAAACGGGCGATCGAGAAGAACAGCGCGCGCGGCCTGCCGACCGACTACGCCAATCTCAACATGCCGAACGAAACGCGGCATTACGTCCCCAAGCTGCAGGCGCTCAAGAACATTTTCGGCAACCCGGTATTGATGGTGCAGCTGCGCCTGCCGGAAATCCTCAACCGTCCCTACTTCGCCACCATCGACACCGGCCGCACCATGGATGTCAAGACGGCGGCCCGCCTCGCCAACATGCCGCTCGAGGAATTCATCGCCCTCAACCCGTCGCACAACCGCCCGGTGATCAAGGCCGACACGCCGCTGGTGATCCCGACCGACAAGCTGGAAACCTTCCGCAGCAATCTCGAACGCCACGCCGCACCGCTTACCGAATGGCAGGCCTACACGCTCAAGCACGGCGAAAAGCTGAACCAGGTCGCACCGCGCTTCGGCATCGCCGTGCCGGAACTGCTACGCATCAACGGCCTGCCCAGCCGCGCCCGCCTCGGCGCCGGCACGACGCTGCTCGTCCCGGCCGGACGCGGCGCCGACGACATCGGCCGCCTCGCCGCAACACCGTCTTTGCCGCAGATTTTCGAGCCGGAACCGGAGAACCGTTCAAGCAGCAAGGGCGGAAAATCGGCCAAGGGCGGCAAGAACAAGGCTGAGGGCAAGCAGGCAAGCAAGGGTGGCAAGTCCGACAGCCGCCAGGTTGCCGGCAAACGCGACAGCAAGCAGGCCAGCAGCAAGTCCGCAGGCAAGACAGCCAAGGCCGGCGGTGACAGCAAATCCGCCAGCAAGAGCGCCAAGAGCGGTAGCGACAGCAAGGCGGCCAGCAAAGGCAGCACCAAGGCCCCCAAGGTCGCCAAATCAGGCAACGGCAAGCGCGGCTGA
- a CDS encoding sensor domain-containing diguanylate cyclase, which yields MLYSQYRVLDLLTAPVWVVVCSENEVVFANKSAERLSATLDLHELRHGSHSAHAEEQLAAYLPALRAREPIIEIWTLHRNGEAVPLSCQLSLLDQTPQKERILVEGILASLPSVPVSPLDGLAEHGLHDQLFHSNGAPMLIIDPAEDGLIVDANLAACRFYGYSREGFRQKHTWEINALGRQVMPIMSEVAKLPGGHRPLNFVHRLADGSLRDVQTYASPLGIDGKRLMLCVVHDVTEQKRLKNELEYAASRDPLTGLWNRRHFLDLLDKARQQKRRNEVDYSLLILDADFFKNINDQFGHDKGDEVLALLARTFENRVRETDSVCRWGGEEFIILLPQTDIGNAAHLAECLRVSVTEMHIPMLPRITVSIGVAQHQHEETTESLLKRADAALYQAKASGRNRVVVC from the coding sequence ATGCTGTACTCCCAATATCGCGTGCTGGATTTGCTGACTGCACCCGTGTGGGTTGTAGTGTGCAGTGAGAATGAAGTTGTTTTCGCAAACAAGTCTGCGGAACGGCTTTCCGCCACGTTGGACCTGCACGAGTTACGCCACGGCAGTCATTCGGCACATGCCGAAGAACAACTTGCCGCCTATCTGCCGGCACTGCGTGCCCGTGAGCCCATCATCGAAATCTGGACGTTGCATCGGAATGGAGAGGCCGTTCCGCTGAGCTGCCAATTGTCATTGCTTGACCAGACCCCGCAAAAGGAGCGAATCCTCGTTGAAGGGATATTGGCCAGTCTGCCGTCGGTTCCTGTTTCCCCGCTTGACGGGCTTGCCGAGCACGGTCTCCATGACCAGCTATTTCATTCGAATGGCGCGCCCATGCTTATTATCGACCCAGCGGAGGATGGCCTCATCGTCGATGCCAACCTGGCGGCATGCCGATTTTACGGCTACTCCCGGGAAGGCTTCCGCCAAAAACACACCTGGGAAATCAACGCGCTCGGTCGCCAGGTGATGCCCATCATGAGCGAGGTGGCCAAATTGCCTGGTGGCCACCGCCCGCTTAATTTCGTTCATCGCCTTGCGGATGGCAGCCTACGCGATGTGCAGACCTATGCCAGCCCTTTGGGAATCGACGGCAAGCGGCTCATGCTGTGCGTTGTTCATGATGTCACGGAGCAGAAACGTCTCAAGAATGAACTCGAATACGCGGCATCCCGCGACCCGTTGACCGGCCTGTGGAATCGACGCCACTTTCTCGACTTGCTGGACAAGGCCCGGCAGCAGAAGCGTCGCAATGAGGTGGACTACAGCCTCTTGATTCTGGATGCCGACTTTTTCAAGAATATCAATGACCAGTTTGGCCACGACAAGGGCGATGAGGTGCTCGCCTTGTTGGCAAGAACCTTTGAGAACCGGGTTCGTGAGACTGACTCAGTGTGTCGTTGGGGTGGAGAGGAGTTCATCATCCTCCTGCCGCAAACTGACATTGGCAATGCGGCTCATCTCGCAGAATGCTTAAGGGTATCTGTCACCGAAATGCATATTCCAATGTTACCCCGCATTACGGTGAGTATCGGTGTCGCCCAGCATCAGCACGAAGAAACGACAGAAAGTCTGCTCAAGCGTGCGGATGCTGCGCTTTATCAGGCCAAAGCATCGGGGCGAAACAGAGTCGTCGTCTGCTGA
- a CDS encoding ABC transporter ATP-binding protein has protein sequence MSLLQVDNLRLGFTAGKTTLPAVDGISFAISRGETFALLGESGCGKSATAQGIMRLLPAAGRLLGGTVRLDDEELLALPEAEMRRLRGRKMAMIFQEPATSLNPVLTVGRQIGEVLERHLDLRGAAATERMLELLRQVGIADPERRLGEYPFQLSGGMKQRVMIAIALAGEPELLIADEPTTALDVTVQAQILDLLAKIQAERGMGMLLITHDLGVVARMAQRIGVMYAGELVEVATREDFFSQPQHPYTQALFAALPEVARRGTQLTTIPGQVPALAAMPAGCRFAARCAEAMPVCRDVSPPWREATPGHAVRCHWSGERAATQAVVSRPAVDAQNAAFLQVDRLQVHFPIRRGFLQRTVGHVRAVDGVSLAIAPGRTLALVGESGCGKTTVGKALLQLIKPTAGSVRVGGAELVGLAGQRLRAARRHLQMVFQDPFASLNPRLRVGEIIAEGMAALGLAADAAARDAAVAALLAQVGLPAEAAGRYPHEFSGGQRQRIAIARTLAVQPELLVCDEPTSALDVSVQAQILNLLKRLQEELGVAYLFITHNFAVVEYLAHDVAVMYLGRIVERGRAEEVLRTPRHPYTQALLSAVPVPRLEARPEIIRLPGETPSPANPPAGCHFHPRCPRAADICRERYPESSALSASHTVNCHFPG, from the coding sequence ATGAGCCTGTTGCAGGTAGACAACCTCCGCCTCGGCTTCACCGCCGGCAAGACCACGCTGCCAGCGGTCGACGGCATTTCCTTTGCCATTTCCCGCGGCGAGACTTTTGCGCTGCTCGGTGAATCGGGCTGCGGCAAGTCGGCCACCGCGCAGGGCATCATGCGTCTGCTGCCGGCGGCCGGACGCCTGCTCGGCGGCACGGTCCGGCTCGATGACGAAGAATTGCTCGCGCTGCCCGAGGCCGAGATGCGCCGCCTGCGCGGGCGCAAGATGGCGATGATCTTCCAGGAACCGGCGACCAGCCTCAATCCGGTGCTCACCGTCGGTCGCCAGATCGGCGAAGTGCTCGAACGCCACCTTGACCTGCGCGGCGCGGCGGCGACCGAGCGCATGCTCGAACTGCTGCGCCAGGTCGGCATTGCCGATCCCGAGCGGCGTCTCGGCGAATATCCCTTCCAGCTCTCGGGCGGCATGAAGCAGCGCGTCATGATCGCCATCGCGCTGGCCGGCGAGCCGGAACTGCTGATCGCCGACGAGCCGACCACGGCGCTCGACGTCACCGTGCAGGCGCAGATTCTCGATCTGCTGGCGAAAATTCAGGCCGAACGCGGCATGGGCATGCTGCTGATCACGCATGATCTCGGCGTTGTTGCGCGCATGGCGCAGCGCATCGGCGTCATGTACGCCGGCGAGCTGGTCGAGGTGGCGACGCGCGAGGATTTCTTCAGTCAGCCGCAGCACCCCTACACGCAGGCGCTGTTTGCCGCCTTGCCCGAAGTGGCACGGCGCGGCACGCAGCTGACCACGATTCCCGGCCAGGTGCCGGCGCTGGCCGCGATGCCGGCCGGTTGCCGCTTTGCGGCGCGCTGCGCCGAGGCGATGCCGGTCTGTCGTGACGTCTCGCCGCCCTGGCGCGAAGCGACGCCCGGGCATGCCGTGCGCTGTCACTGGTCGGGTGAACGGGCGGCGACGCAAGCCGTGGTCAGCCGGCCAGCGGTCGACGCGCAAAATGCGGCATTTTTGCAGGTCGACCGTCTGCAGGTGCATTTCCCGATCCGGCGCGGCTTCCTGCAGCGTACGGTCGGTCACGTCCGGGCGGTTGACGGCGTTTCCCTGGCCATTGCGCCGGGCCGTACGCTGGCGCTGGTCGGTGAGTCGGGCTGCGGCAAGACGACGGTCGGCAAGGCGCTGCTGCAATTGATCAAGCCGACCGCCGGCAGCGTCCGCGTCGGCGGCGCGGAACTGGTTGGCCTGGCCGGCCAGCGCCTGCGCGCGGCACGCCGGCATCTGCAGATGGTCTTCCAGGATCCATTCGCCTCGCTGAATCCGCGTCTGCGGGTCGGTGAAATCATCGCCGAAGGTATGGCGGCGCTCGGTCTGGCGGCCGATGCGGCGGCGCGTGACGCAGCGGTCGCCGCCTTGCTCGCTCAGGTCGGCTTGCCGGCCGAAGCGGCCGGGCGTTATCCGCACGAATTTTCCGGCGGCCAGCGCCAGCGCATCGCGATTGCCCGCACCCTGGCCGTGCAGCCGGAACTGCTGGTCTGCGACGAGCCGACCTCGGCGCTCGACGTCTCGGTGCAGGCGCAGATTCTCAATCTGCTCAAGCGCTTGCAGGAAGAGCTGGGTGTGGCCTACCTGTTCATCACGCACAATTTTGCCGTGGTCGAATATCTGGCGCACGACGTGGCGGTGATGTATCTCGGGCGCATCGTCGAGCGCGGGCGGGCCGAAGAGGTGCTGCGCACGCCGCGCCATCCCTACACGCAGGCCCTGCTGTCGGCGGTGCCGGTGCCGCGTCTCGAAGCGCGTCCGGAAATCATCCGCCTGCCCGGCGAAACGCCGTCGCCGGCCAATCCGCCGGCCGGTTGCCATTTTCATCCGCGCTGTCCGCGCGCCGCTGACATCTGTCGCGAGCGTTATCCGGAAAGCAGCGCGCTGTCAGCGAGCCATACGGTCAACTGTCATTTTCCGGGATAA
- a CDS encoding Crp/Fnr family transcriptional regulator, translating into MIPIEIFSHNTAKISIQAGQALFREGDEGNQMFILETGTAEVLIHNRVVEMLEHGSIVGEVGLVSPGPHSASVIAKTDCEFVAVDEKRFQFLVQQTPYFAIQVMRLMAERLRATNKLLVAAAT; encoded by the coding sequence ATGATTCCCATCGAAATCTTCTCTCACAACACGGCAAAAATTTCGATTCAAGCAGGTCAAGCCCTTTTCAGAGAGGGCGACGAGGGTAACCAGATGTTCATCCTCGAAACCGGCACCGCTGAAGTGCTTATTCATAACCGAGTCGTCGAAATGCTGGAGCACGGAAGCATCGTCGGAGAGGTGGGCCTGGTCTCGCCGGGGCCGCATTCGGCCAGCGTGATTGCCAAGACCGATTGCGAGTTTGTCGCTGTCGACGAGAAGCGTTTTCAGTTTCTGGTGCAACAAACGCCGTATTTCGCCATCCAGGTCATGCGACTGATGGCGGAAAGACTGCGGGCAACCAACAAACTGTTGGTGGCTGCCGCAACCTAG
- the gltX gene encoding glutamate--tRNA ligase, with translation MKPVRTRFAPSPTGYLHIGGARTALFSWAFARRHGGTFVLRIEDTDVARSTPEAVQAIIDGMQWLGLEHDEGPFYQMQRMDRYKEVIQEMLANGSAYYCYTTREELDALRAEQEAKKEKPRYDGRWRPEAGKTLPTPPADVPPVIRFKNPKDGVVAWDDQVKGHIEIANGELDDLIIARADGTPTYNFCVCVDDWDMGITHVIRGDDHVNNTPRQINILAALGAEVPQYAHLSMILGDDGAKLSKRHGAVSVMQYDEDGFLTEAVINYLARLGWSHGDDEVFSREQFVEWFDLDHITASAAQFNTEKLLWLNQHYMKLLPAAELAAKVQSRLAARGVDTSAGPDLEKAVVLYVDRCNTLNVLADAVEVFYKPVTPSPELLAQHLTDEIKPALADFATGIAGVAWEIPAISALIKETIAKHGLKMPKLAMPLRALLVGQTQTPSVDAVIELVGRERALANLQKYL, from the coding sequence ATGAAGCCTGTCCGCACCCGTTTTGCCCCCAGCCCCACCGGCTACCTGCACATTGGCGGCGCCCGCACCGCCCTCTTCTCCTGGGCCTTTGCCCGTCGCCACGGCGGCACCTTCGTGCTGCGCATCGAGGATACCGACGTCGCCCGTTCGACCCCGGAAGCCGTGCAGGCGATCATCGACGGCATGCAATGGCTGGGTCTGGAACACGACGAAGGTCCGTTCTACCAGATGCAGCGCATGGACCGCTACAAGGAAGTGATCCAGGAAATGCTGGCCAATGGCTCGGCTTATTACTGCTACACGACGCGCGAGGAACTCGACGCGCTGCGTGCCGAGCAGGAAGCGAAGAAGGAAAAGCCGCGCTACGACGGGCGCTGGCGTCCGGAAGCCGGCAAGACCCTGCCGACGCCGCCGGCCGACGTGCCGCCGGTGATCCGCTTCAAGAATCCGAAGGACGGCGTCGTTGCCTGGGACGACCAGGTCAAGGGCCACATCGAGATCGCCAATGGCGAACTCGACGACCTGATCATCGCCCGTGCCGACGGCACGCCGACCTATAACTTCTGCGTCTGCGTCGACGACTGGGACATGGGTATCACCCACGTCATCCGCGGCGACGACCACGTGAACAACACGCCTCGCCAGATCAACATCCTCGCTGCGCTGGGCGCCGAAGTGCCGCAATACGCCCACCTTTCGATGATCCTCGGCGACGACGGCGCCAAGCTGTCGAAGCGTCATGGCGCCGTGTCCGTCATGCAGTACGACGAAGACGGCTTCCTGACCGAAGCCGTGATCAATTACCTGGCCCGCCTCGGCTGGTCACACGGCGACGATGAAGTCTTCTCGCGCGAACAGTTCGTCGAGTGGTTCGACCTCGACCACATCACTGCCTCGGCCGCCCAGTTCAATACCGAAAAGCTGCTCTGGCTGAACCAGCACTACATGAAGCTGTTGCCGGCCGCCGAACTGGCCGCCAAGGTCCAGAGCCGCCTCGCTGCGCGTGGTGTCGATACGAGCGCCGGCCCCGATCTGGAAAAAGCCGTGGTTTTGTATGTCGACCGCTGCAATACGCTGAACGTGCTGGCCGATGCCGTCGAAGTGTTCTACAAGCCGGTCACGCCCAGCCCGGAACTGCTCGCCCAGCATCTGACCGACGAAATCAAGCCGGCCCTGGCCGATTTCGCGACCGGGATCGCCGGCGTGGCCTGGGAAATTCCGGCCATCTCGGCACTGATCAAGGAAACCATTGCCAAACACGGCCTCAAGATGCCGAAGCTGGCGATGCCCTTGCGCGCCCTGCTGGTCGGTCAGACGCAGACGCCTTCGGTCGATGCCGTGATCGAACTGGTCGGCCGCGAACGCGCCCTGGCGAACCTGCAAAAATATCTCTGA